A single window of Lonchura striata isolate bLonStr1 chromosome 20, bLonStr1.mat, whole genome shotgun sequence DNA harbors:
- the SHPK gene encoding sedoheptulokinase, producing the protein MASAGPTCVLGIDLGTTSVKAALVTGTERGLALAHSCSRETQAHSDSPGAAPQGMEQDVQKIVRALNECLAALPQQQLQQVTHIGISGQMHGVVFWKSDKGCKWSESGTGPAFEPDKVSHLVTWQDGRCSPTFLTSLPLPQSHVSLATGFGCATVFWYSKNSPDFLKAYDAAGTIQDYVVAMLCDLKKPLMSVQNAASWGYFNCRNKSWNTDILKKSSFPVHLLPEVGDPGSIAGRTTCAWHGIPKGAKVGIALGDFQCSVYSCLTERTDAVLNISTSAQLTISMPLGFQPPEAPDPSSAVTYFPYFNGDYLAVAASLNGGNVLATFVGMVAQWAQELGFQVQESAIYPRIIQAALAQKHSKLSVHPTIFGERHLPELLASVSSIGASELSLGHVTRALCRGLVENLCSMLPVQHLEELGVRRVLGSGSALARNEVLRQEVERIFPFPVVYGKDVDAAVGAAMVMFHSK; encoded by the exons ATGGCCTCGGCGGGGCCCACCTGTGTGCTGGGCATTGACCTGGGCACGACGTCGGTGAAGGCAGCGctggtgacagggacagagcgAGGGCTGGCGCTGGcgcacagctgctccagggagaCGCAGGCACACAGCGATAGCCCGGGAGCTGCACCGCAG GGAATGGAGCAGGATGTCCAGAAAATCGTAAGAGCATTGAATGAATGCCTTGCTGCactgcctcagcagcagcttcagcaaGTCACCCACATTGGTATTTCTGGACAAATGCATGGGGTTGTGTTTTGGAAAAGTGATAAAG GCTGCAAGTGGTCAGAGAGTGGCACAGGCCCTGCCTTTGAGCCAGACAAGGTCAGCCACCTGGTCACCTGGCAGGATGGGCGCTGCAGCCCCACCTTCCTCACTTCCCTTCCTCTGCCTCAGTCACATGTGAGCCTGGCTACAGGATTTGGATGTGCCACAGTCTTCTGGTATTCAAAGAACAG TCCAGATTTTCTGAAGGCTTATGATGCAGCTGGCACCATCCAGGACTACGTGGTTGCCATGTTGTGTGACCTGAAGAAGCCACTCATGTCTGTCCAGAATGCTGCCAGCTGGGGATATTTTAACTGCAGAAACAAGAGCTGGAATACTGACAT ATTGAAAAAGTCCAGCTTTCCTGTCCACTTGCTTCCAGAGGTGGGAGACCCGGGCAGTATTGCAGGCAGGACAACCTGTGCATGGCATGGAATACCCAAAGGAGCAAAAGTGGGAATTGCTCTGGGAGATTTCCAGTGCTCTGTTTATTCCTGTCTGACTGAGAGGACTGATGCAG TTCTTAATATCAGCACCTCTGCTCAGCTGACCATCTCAATGCCCCTGGGTTTCCAGCCTCCAGAAGCACCAGATCCTTCCTCAGCTGTCACTTATTTTCCCTACTTCAATGGTGACTACTTGGCAGTGGCAGCATCACTCAATGGAGGGAATGTGCTTGCAACTTTTGTGGGAATGGTGGCACAGTGGGCACAAGAGCTGG GATTTCAGGTGCAGGAATCTGCCATCTACCCAAGGATAATCCAAGCAGCCTTGGCCCAAAAGCACAGCAAGCTCTCAGTCCACCCAACCATATTTGGAGAGAGACaccttcctgagctgctggcatcagTGAGCAGCATTGGTGCCTCTGAGCTGTCCCTGGGCCATGTCACCAGAGCCCTGTGCCGTGGCCTCGTGGAGAACCTGTGCTCCATGTTACCTgtgcagcacctggaggagctgggggtcAGGAGGGTCCTGGGCAGTGGCAGTGCCCTTGCCAGGAACGAGGTGCTGAGGCAGGAAGTGGAGAGGATTTTTCCATTCCCTGTGGTTTACGGGAAGGATGTGGATGCTGCTGTAGGGGCAGCTATGGTGATGTTCCATAGTAAATAA
- the CTNS gene encoding cystinosin, protein MRTRYLLPALLSVSLALLGPGDGAIVLSVPEVVSLESGSSTNVTISLRAPLNETLVITLNITHSSKHSTIVELPDEVQFPAGHTKAAFQVKADDVGQVTVHLYPNNSNLTGHRIQFQVIHSIIVRYADEVIGWIYFIAWSISFYPQLFENWRRKSVVGLSFDFIALNLTGFIAYSVFNVGLFWIPLIKEEFLVSYPSGVNPVAINDVFFSLHAVALTLLTIIQCCIYERAGQKVSKVVVGLLALAWIFTFTTLFLAAAEVMTWLQFLFCFSYIKLAVTLIKYFPQAYMNFRRKSTEGWSIGNVLLDFTGGSFSLLQMFLQSYNNDEWRLIFGDPTKFGLGVFSIVFDIVFMAQHYCLYRRRGYEPCE, encoded by the exons ATGAGGACGCGATACCTGCTCCCCGCCCTGCTGAGCGTCTCGCTGGCGCTGCTGGGGCCTGGCG ATGGAGCCATTGTGTTGTCAGTCCCTGAAGTGGTTTCTCTAGAAAGTGGAAGTTCAACAAATGTCACTATCTCTCTGAG GGCTCCACTAAATGAGACACTGGTGATAACTCTTAATATTACACACTCCTCAAAGCACAGCACCATTGTTGAACTTCCTGATGAG GTACAGTTCCCTGCAGGTCACACTAAAGCAGCCTTCCAAGTGAAAGCAGATGATGTGGGACAAGTAACAGTTCACCTTTATCCAAATAATTCCAACTTAACCGG GCATAGGATTCAATTTCAAGTGATTCACAGCATCATAGTGAGATATGCTGATGAGGTGATTGGCTGGATCTATTTCATCGCCTGGTCCATCTCCTTTTATCCTCAACTCTTTGAGAACTGGCGAAGGAAAAG TGTTGTTGGACTAAGCTTTGACTTCATAGCATTAAACCTCACTGGCTTTATAGCATACAGTGTGTTTAATGTTGGGCTCTTCTGGATTCCCTTAATTAAG GAGGAATTCCTGGTCAGTTATCCCAGCGGGGTGAACCCTGTGGCCATCAATGATGTTTTCTTCAGTCTCCACGCAGTAGCCCTGACCCTCCTCACCATCATCCAGTGCTGCATCTACGAG AGAGCAGGTCAGAAAGTATCCAAAGTTGTTGTTGGACTCCTGGCACTTGCATGGATCTTCACCTTCACAACGCTGTTCCTGGCTGCAGCTGAGGTGATGACATGGCTGCAGTTCTTGTTCTGCTTCTCCTACATTAAGTTAGCAGTCACACTCATAAAATACTTCCCACAG GCCTACATGAATTTCCGTAGGAAGAGCACTGAGGGATGGAGTATTGGAAATGTGTTACTGGACTTCACTGGGGGAAGCTTCAGCCTTCTCCAAATGTTTCTGCAGTCATACAACAATG ATGAGTGGAGGTTAATCTTTGGAGATCCAACCAAGTTTGGCCTGGGTGTCTTCTCCATTGTCTTTGATATTGTTTTCATGGCCCAGCACTACTGCCTGTACAGGAGACGAGGGTATGAACCTTGTGAATAA